A portion of the Toxoplasma gondii ME49 chromosome VIIb, whole genome shotgun sequence genome contains these proteins:
- a CDS encoding 2-C-methyl-D-erythritol 2,4-cyclodiphosphate synthase domain-containing protein (encoded by transcript TGME49_255690~Predicted trans-membrane domain (TMHMM2.0):18-41), protein MSQASVSRRVFPRMSFRPLNAFVSSLLSLIVLFVLCSPPPPRLCNSSPFRSWPLAGLSSSSAWLLVVNASTLQKQNSRRVSSAGTSGALLSSSLSSCLFLSPSQFSPGRRRSLFCSPSVSLSRPHRSPSFSPSLSLLKSQRRFFPSLAPTAFLPSLPLRLSPRSPSPLSRSSSPFRSASLSPSSPALFPSPPRSSLLRSSSVGGESEGEGGGETETTGEAGERRPTFRIGHGYDLHRVTANPLEATGPLVIGGVCISTPPEKGWVFDRWLSSQGVLALRSFVQRFTTLLTRAKCSLAPWCTNAPHSAATGSCGESGRTRHRGNAWLSRLFRPTRNSPRASVPFSSSLSSSLSSSLSSSLSSSSPPAVENSFGVVAHSDGDVLLHAVCDAVFGAFALGDIGEHFSDSNPAFRGMSSSLLVARALEIVRAKHPDWRLGSVDATVVFDAMKFGRARKQKMRENLAELLQLPAAAVSVKAKTSEGVGPVGRKEAVACHVVLTLFKSTRTDETEKKQDTNNAQRLLQNSPQTQA, encoded by the exons ATGTCTCAGGCGTCTGTGTCGCGCCGCGTCTTCCCCAGGATGTCCTTTCGTCCTTTGAatgcgtttgtctcttctctgttgtcctTGAttgttctcttcgttctctgttctccgcctccccctcgcctctgcaactcctctccttttcgttcttGGCCGCTTGctggtctctcttcttcctctgcttggCTACTCGTGGTGAATGCGTCGACGTTGCAAAAACAAAACAGCAGGAGAGTTTCGTCCGCCGGCACCTCAGGCGCCCTGTTgagctcttctctttcctcctgtctctttttgtctccttcccagTTCTCTCCCGGCCGTCGtcggtctctcttctgttctccctctgtctccctttcgcgGCCTCatcgttctccttctttctcgccttcgctgtctctgctaAAGTCTCAGCgccgcttctttccttctcttgcgcCGAccgcctttctcccctctcttccgctccgtctctctcctcgctctccctcgcctctctctcggtcttcttccccctttcgttctgcgtctctctctccttcgtctcccgctctctttccttctccgcctcgctcttctctcctccgcagTTCCTCCGTTGGCGGGGAAtctgagggagaaggcggaggggAGACTGAGACGACCGGCGAAGCAGGTGAAAGGAGACCAACGTTCAGAATTGGACATGGATACGATCTTCACCGAGTCACAGCGAACCCACTGGAGGCTACAG GTCCCCTTGTCATCGGAGGCGTCTGCATCTCGACCCCTCCGGAGAAAGGCTGGGTGTTTGACAGATGGCTTTCCTCTCAGGGCGTTCTGGCACTGCGCTCGTTCGTTCAGCGTTTCACGACGCTGTTGACCAGAGCGAAATGCAGCCTCGCTCCGTGGTGCACAAACGCTCCGCATTCTGCGGCGACTGGTAGTTGCGGAGAATCCGGCAGAACGCGACACCGAGGAAACGCCTGGTTGTCCCGACTCTTCCGACCCACTCGTAATTCCCCGCGGGCCTCCGtgccgttctcttcttctctgtcttcttctctgtcttcttctctctcttcttctctctcttcttcttccccgccgGCCGTGGAGAATTCGTTCGGAGTGGTGGCGCACTCGGACGGAGATGTACTGTTGCATGCGGTGTGCGACGCTGTGTTCGGAGCTTTCGCTTTGGGGGACATTGGCGAGCATTTTTCGGACTCGAATCCGGCTTTCCGCGGCatgtcttcgtcgctcttgGTGGCGCGAGCGCTGGAGATAGTCCGCGCGAAGCATCCGGACTGGAGACTGGGGAGCGTGGACGCGACGGTGGTTTTCGACGCGATGAAGTTCGGACGCGccagaaagcagaaaatgcGAGAAAACCTCGCCGAGCTGCTGCAACTCCCCGCCGCCGCTGTCAGTGTCAAAGCAAAAACGAGCGAGGGAGTTGGACCCGTGGGGCGGAAGGAAGCCGTCGCATGCCATGTCGTCCTCACGCTTTTCAAAAGCACAAGAActgacgaaacagagaaaaaacaagacacCAACAACGCTCAACGATTGTTACAGAACTCGCCTCAAACACAGGCATGA